A window of the Zhongshania aliphaticivorans genome harbors these coding sequences:
- the rplL gene encoding 50S ribosomal protein L7/L12, which yields MALSQEDILNAIAEMSVMDVVGLIEAMEEKFGVTAAAAVAAAPAAAVEGGAAAEEQTEFDVVLTGAGEKKVNVIKAVRTITGLGLKEAKEMVDGAPSTIKEAASKADAEAAKTALEEAGASVELK from the coding sequence ATGGCTCTGTCACAAGAAGACATTTTGAATGCAATCGCTGAAATGAGCGTTATGGACGTAGTTGGTCTAATCGAAGCGATGGAAGAGAAGTTTGGCGTTACTGCAGCCGCTGCAGTTGCTGCAGCACCAGCTGCCGCTGTTGAAGGCGGCGCTGCTGCTGAAGAACAAACTGAGTTTGACGTTGTTCTGACTGGCGCTGGCGAGAAGAAAGTAAACGTGATCAAAGCAGTACGTACGATCACTGGCTTAGGCTTGAAAGAAGCTAAAGAAATGGTTGATGGCGCACCATCTACTATTAAAGAAGCTGCTTCTAAGGCTGATGCAGAAGCTGCTAAAACAGCACTTGAAGAAGCTGGCGCAAGCGTCGAGCTTAAGTAA
- the rplJ gene encoding 50S ribosomal protein L10, with the protein MALRLDDKKAIVADVNETAASALSLVVADARGCTVGQMTELRKLARESQVNVRVVRNTLAKIALKGTDFECAEEAFKGPSLLAFSMEDPGAAARIFKDFAKENAKFEVKALAVSGQLMGADQLDVLAKLPTRDQALSMLMSVMLAPATKLVRTMNEVPGKLVRTLAAVREQKEAA; encoded by the coding sequence GTGGCATTAAGACTCGACGACAAAAAAGCGATTGTAGCTGACGTTAACGAGACTGCCGCTAGTGCATTGTCATTGGTTGTTGCTGACGCCCGCGGGTGTACAGTTGGCCAAATGACAGAGCTTCGCAAATTGGCGCGAGAGTCCCAAGTGAACGTACGAGTAGTGCGTAATACTTTGGCTAAAATCGCGTTGAAAGGAACTGACTTCGAATGCGCAGAAGAGGCCTTTAAAGGTCCTTCTCTGTTAGCTTTTTCGATGGAAGATCCCGGTGCGGCGGCTCGTATCTTCAAAGATTTCGCGAAAGAAAATGCGAAGTTTGAAGTGAAAGCACTTGCGGTTAGTGGCCAATTGATGGGTGCAGATCAGTTGGATGTATTGGCTAAGCTGCCGACCCGCGACCAAGCGCTATCTATGTTGATGAGCGTTATGTTAGCACCGGCAACCAAACTGGTACGTACAATGAACGAAGTCCCAGGAAAATTGGTTCGTACATTAGCTGCTGTTCGCGAGCAGAAAGAAGCTGCGTAA